TCCACGCGGCCGCGGAAGCTGGCCCCGTCCACGATGATGACGCGGGGGGCGCGGATGTCGCCCACCATGCGGCCTTCGCGGGTGAGCTCCACGCTCTCCGTGGCGTTGATGTTGCCCACCACCACGCCGCTGACGATGGCGTTCTTCACCGCCACGTTGGCCTTCACCACGCCGGACGGCTCCACGATGAGGGTGCGGCTGAGGGTGAGCTCACCCTCGACGCGCCCGCGGACCGTGAGGTCCTCGTCACCCGTGAGCCGACCGCTGATGAGGATGGAGGGCCCCACCACGGTGTTGTCGACGGCGTTGCCTGCAAGATCCTTCGCGGTCGCCACGGATCAGCGCTCCTTCATGTCCATGTCGACGTTGCCCTTGAAGGAGGCACCGTCGGCGATGAGGATGCGCGGGGCCTTGATGTCGCCCACCACGCGGCAGTCCGTCTTCAGCTCGACCTTGTCGGTGGCGGCGATGTTGCCCGTCACTCGGCCGGCGATCTCCACGTTCTGCGTCTCGATGTCCGCCTCGACGACGCCCGAGCCCTCCACGTAGAGGCTCTCCTTGAGGGAGATCTTCCCCTTCACGGTGCCCTGGATGACCAGGTCCTCGTCCCCGGAGATCTCCCCGTCGATGACGATGCTCGAGCCAATGATCGTATTCGCCATGAGTGTGTCCGCCTTCTCGAAGCTGTGCGCCTGGGGGGCCGTGGGTCGGTCCCCGGTGGATGCTAGATGTCGTCCGGCAACTTCACGTCCATCTCGATGGAGCCGTTGAACACGGCGCCGTCCTCGATGATGACCCGCGGGGCCTTGATGTCGCCCGCGACCTTCGCCGAGGCGTTGATGGCCACTCGCGTGGAGGCGTCGATGTTGCCGCTCGCCTCGCCGTTGATGGTCAGTTCCTCGGCGCGGATGTCCGCCTGCACCTTGCCGGTGCCTTCGATGGTGAGGTGGTTCTTCAGGGCGATCTGCCCCTCCACACGCCCTTCGATGACCAGGTCCCCTCCGCCCGTGAGGTTGCCCCTGATGACGATGCCCTTGCCAATGATGCCCGTTTCACCCTGTGCCATGAGGTGATCCTCGCCAGCGCCTGCTCCAGTGGGAGCGGGGCGACCTGATTATGTCAGAGATGCGCGGAGATCCAGCCGGAGATGTCCTGGAACACCGTCGCGCGGTCCCGCTCGTTGAGCGGCTCGTGCCGCATGCCGGGGTACTCCTTGAACTTCTTGTCCGCCGTCCCCGCCGCCTCGAAGAAGGACCGCGCCGCCGCCGGCAGCGCCACCCCGTCCTCCTGGCCGCACAGCACGAACAGCGGCACTTGAATCTTCGGCGCCAGCGCGAGCGTCTGGGCCTGGGCCGCCGTGGACTCCACGAACCAGCGGGGCGTGGCGAAGGGGACGTACAGCGGGTCCGCCCCGACCGCCTTCTGGATGTCCGGGTCGGTGCTGAGCATGTCCGGCGCCAGGCCCGAGGGGACCTTCATCCACGGCACCAGGGTGCCCACCATGCGCGCGGCGAGCACCTTCGCGGCCGGCGGGGTGATGGCCAGCTTGAGGTAGGGCGCGGAGAGGATGGCGCCAGAGAGGCCCTCCAGCCTCCCGGCCAGGGCGTGCGCGGCCATCAGGCCGCCGTGGCTGTGGGCGAGCAGGAAGATCTTCTCGTTGCCCGCGGCCTTGCGCACGCGCTGCCAGAAGCCGTCCAGGTCGTCGAGGAACTCCGTCCACTTCGCGGCGTAGGCGCGCCGGCCGTCCGCGCGGCCGTGGCCCCGGTAGTCGAAGCCGTGCACGGCGAAGCCGTCCTGCACCAGCGCGTCGATGACGGGGCGGTAGCGGCCGATGTGGTCGCCGTAGCCGTGGACGATGGCGACGTGCGCGCGGGGAGCCGCGTCCGGCAGGTCGAGCGTCCAGAACAGCCGGGTGTTGTCCTTCCCGGTGAAGAAGCCTTCGTCGTGGCGGGCCATGAGCCCGGGACCTTAGCGGCCCGGCGCGGTCGAGGGTAGCGCCTTCAACTTGCGCTCCAGGGTGGTGCGCTGGTCGGCGGGCTCGGCGGCCTCCGGCTCCAGCGTCAGCACCTCCAGCGTGTGCTTCCAGGTCCGGACGGCCTCCGGGGCTCGGCCCGCCTTGAGGTACGCGTCCCCCAGGTGCTCCAGGATGGCGGGGTCGTCCGGGGACAGCTCCACCGCGCGCTCCAGGACCTCCACGGCTTTCTTCGCGTCGCCGCGCTGGAAGAGCACCCACCCCAGCGAATCCACGTAGGCCCCGTTGTCCGGCCGGAGCGCCAGCGCGCGGCGCACCAGCCGCTCCGCCTCGTCCAGGTCCCGGCCCCGCTGCGCCATCACGTAGCCCATGAAGTTCAGCGCGGCGGAGTGGTCCGGCTTCAGCGCGAGCACCGCCCGCATGCGCGACAGCGCCCCCGGCACGTCGCCCTGGCGCTCCAGCAGCGTGGCCAGGGCGAACTGCAGGTCCTGGTTCCTCGGCGCCTTCGCGACGGCGTCCCTCAAGAGCGCGAGCGCCTCCGGAGCCCGGCCCTGGCGCTCCAGCAGCGTGGCCAGCGCGTCGTACGCCAGCACCCCGCCCTCCCCCGCCAGCGCCTCGCGCAGCATGCCCTCCGCCCTCGCCGCGTCCCCGCCGCGCTCCAGCGCCCGGGCGTAGCCGATGCGCACCTCCACGTCGTCGGGCGCTTCCGCCATGGCCGCGCGGTAGAGCGCCAGCGCGCGCGGGTGGTCTCCCGCCAGGGACAGGCAGCGGGCCTGGCGCACGCGGGCATCGGGGAACACCTCCGAGTCCGGGGGCACGCCCGCGAAGTCCGCGGCGGCGACGGAGAAGCGGCGGGTGCGCTCCGCGACGAGGCCGGCGTAGTACGCGAGGCGGGGCTCGTCCGGCGCGTCCTTGCGCGCGGCGTCCAGCACCTCCTTCGCGGCAGTCGGCACTCCGGAGGCCAGGTAGCTGAAGGCCACGCGCACGGCCAGTTCAGGCGACGCGGAGAGCGACAGCAGTCGGTCGAAGTACGCCCGCGCCCGGGTCACCGACCCGCCCTTCAGCGCGGCACGGCCCGCGGACAGCAGCACCTCTCGGCTGTCTGGATCCGCCTCCAGCGCGCGGGCCAGCGCGTCCTCCGCCTCCTTCGGCCGGCCGGAGTTCTCGTAGAGCCGGGCCAGCGTGGACCACACCTCCACATCGCCCGGGTCGCGCTCGGAGGCCTTCGCGAGCAGGCGCTCGGCGCGGGTCGCGTCGCCGCGCTCGGCCAGGACGAGCCCCAGCCGCCGGTAGCCGGAGGCCTCTCCCGGCAGCGCGTGGGCCAGCGACTCCACCACCTTCACCGCCTCGTCGGGGTCCTTCGCGTCCAGGTACAGCTGCGACAGGACGAGGTACGCCTCCGGCTCGCGAGGACGCAGGGCCACCGCGCGGCGCAGGTGCTGCTTCGCGCGTGCCGTGCGGCCGGACTCCAGCAACACCCGGCCCAGGAGCACGTGGGCGGCGTAGTGCGTGGGGGCCTTCTCCACGGCCCGGCGCAGCTCACGCTCGGCGCGCGCCAGGTCGCCCAGCCGCGCGTACTCCTCGCCCAACTGGGTGAGCAGGGTCGGGTTGCCGTCGTCGGTGGCGAGCGCCAGCCGCAGCTCGTCCACCGAGGCCCGGTGATTGCCCTCCAGGTGCATCAGCCGCGCCTGGAGGTAGTGCGCGTAGCTGGCGGACGACGCGGACGGCTCGTCGTCGCGGCTGCTCGCGTCCATGGCCTCGCGCATCGCCTCGCGGTCGACGTGCGGGGCCGGGGCCTTCCTCGCGGGCGCGGCCCCCGAACCTCCGGCGGCCAGCGCGAGGCACATCACGGCGGCACGGCTGAGGAGCGGGAGCGGGCGCACGCGGGCTAGTGGACCTCGGGCGGGGGTGCCCCCAGCTTCTCCAGCAGCTTCTCCACCGGATCGCTGTCCTGGCTGACGTCCGCCATGGCGGCCCGGTACTCGATGGAGGTCACCTGCTCCACGTCCGGCATCAGGCGGTTGATGACCGTGCGCGCCGCGTCCGCGTTGCACTCGGGCAGCACCACCGCGAAGACGCCCAGCCCCAGGTGGGCGATGGAGTCCGGGTGGCGCACGCGCTTGCGCATCACCTCCGCCATGTTGGACGGCATCACCTCCAGCTCGCGGTCCGGACGCAGCACCGCCAGCGTGAGGGCGCGGTGGTAGCGCCGGCTGCGGGCCACCTCCTGCTCCAGGCGCAGGAGCAGGCCGCGGCGGTCGAGCAGGCCCGTCACGGGGTCGCTGCCAGTGCGGCGCTGGAGCGAGTTCGTCTTGTCCTGCTGATCCTTGTCACCCTGGCGCAGCTTGAGCGCGCGCTCGGTGCGGTTGAGCAGCTCCACCGCGTTGAAGGGCTTGGCCATGTAGTCCACCGCGCCCAGGTTGAGCGCGCGGACCTTGTCGGCCACGCCCTGGTGGGCGGACAGGAGGATGACGGGGATGTGCGCCGTGTCCGACGAGGACTTGAGCGCCATGGCCGCGTCCAGGCCGTCCAGCTTGGGCAGGAACACGTCCATCACCACCAGGTCCGGCCGTGACGCTCGCGCCTTCGCCAGGCCCTCCGCGCCGTCGCGCGCCACCTCCACGCGGTACTTCGAGCGCAGCACCTCCGACAGCACCGCCGCGATCTCCGGCTCGTCCTCCACCACCAGCACGCGCGGCTGCTCGGGCGCGGCGCCGGGCGCGGGCTGCGGCCGGGGGTTGCGCGCGGCCTCCTGCGCCAGGGGCAGCGTGAAGACGAAGGTGCAGCCGCCGTCGGCCGGGCTCTCCGCCCAGATTTCACCGCCGTGCAGCTCCACGAACTCCTTGCAGATGGCCAGCCCCAGCCCCGTGCCCTTGGGCCCGTGGCGGTAGCGGTCGAAGACGAGGTGCAGTTCGTCCGGCGGGATGCCCACGCCGTTGTCGCTGACCATCACGCGAACCGCGTCGCCGTCCGGCCGAGACAGCCGCTGCGTGCGCACCACCACCACGCCCGGATCGCTGGCGTGCTGGATGGCGTTGCTGATGAGGTTCTGCAGCACCTCGTGCAGCTTCACCTCGTCGCCAATCAGCATCAGGCTGTCGGGGCACTCGGAGCGCAGCGACACGGCCTTCTCCGCCGCGAGGATCTCCAGCTCCGCCACGGCGTCGCGGCACAGCTGCGCCACGTCCAGCACGCGGGGCTCGATGGAGAGGCGCGCCGCCTCGCCCTTGCCCTTCTCCAGCAGGGACTCGACCAGGGTGAGGATCTTCCGGCCCTGGCGGATCATCGCCTCCGCGGACTGCTTCTGCTGCGCCTCCAGCGGCCCTTCCAGCAGCAGCCGGCCGTGTCCCAGGAGCACCTGGAGCGGCGCGCGCAGGTCGTGGCTGCACACCGCGATGATCTCATCCTTGAGGCGGTTGAGCTCCTTCAGGCGGCGGTTCGCGTCGTTGAGCTCGCGGTAGCGCTCCACGTACGCCAGCTCCAGGTCCTCGCGCTTCTTCTTCACCGCCGTGTGCAGGCGCGCGTTGCGGATGGAGTTGGCGAGCACGCCCGCCACGGCCTCCGCGAACTCCTGCTCGTCGCGCCCGATGGACGCCTCGCCCTTGGACACGCGCAGGAAGAGCGCGCCCAGGAGGTCGTCCTGGCAGATGAGCGGCTGCACCAGGATGGACTTCACCCCCTGCGGCAACAGCGACGTGCGCACCTCCGCCATCAGCGGGTCGCGCTGCGCTTCTTCAATCAGGACGGGCTGCCGCGTCTCCAGCGCGCGGCGCAGCTCCGGGTAGCGAGCCACCTCGATGTCCAGCTGGACGAGGCTGGGGTCCTCCTGCGTCGCGACGACCGTGGCCGTGCGCGCGTGGCTGCCCTCCACCAGCACCACGGAGCAGCGGTCCGTGCCCGTCACCTGGCCGACCTTCTCCACCGCGATGCGGAGGATCTCCTCCAGCTCCAGCGAGCTGGTGGCCGCCTGGGTGATTTCGAGCAGCATCCCCATGCGCATCCGGATGCGCTCCTCGCGCTCCTTGAGCCTCCAGGCGCGCAGGGCGGACTCCAGCCGGGGCACCAGCTCATCCGCGCCGCGCACGAAGTCGTCCACCGCCAGCCGCTTGAAGGCCTCCGCCGAGCGCGCGCGGCCCTGATCCACCAGCACCGGCAGGCGCTGGAGCTTGTCCGTCTTGCGCACCGTCTCCAGCAGCTCCGCCGCCCGCTTGGCCGTCACGGCCAGGAGCACCACCTCCGGCTGGAGCTGATCCACCATCTCCGCCAGCCCGGTCTCCCGTTCCGTGGAGGCGCACTGGTAGCCACTCGCCGTGAGCCGCTCCACCAGCGCGTCACCCGCGGCCTTCGCCGCGAGCACCAGCACCCGCCCCCGCTGCTCAGACGACAACATCTCGATCCTCACGGCGCGCCTCCGCCCCGCCCAGACAGGGAACGACGTCGCGGAAACCCGTTGGGTGCGAAAGGGGTCATGGTCGATTCCGGATCATGCCGTCTAACCCGTCCGCGGGCCAGCGGATGAACGGGGCTCTCCTCAAGAGAGAGGGGTGGGAAAAGGCGCGCGACGTATACCCCGGACCGGTGTTCTTCCTCCGGAATCCCGCACGCGCGTGACGGTCCGATGACCGGAAACCGCTCGCCCACCCTTTGTAGCGGTGGAATCCCACGAAAACAGTCTGGCTGTCACTTTCTTCCAATACCACCCTTGCCGGTTGACCGGAGGCAGGGCGGGCGGGCAGGCGCCGGCAGGGGATTTTCAGGGGTTTTCGCGATCAGGCTTCCGGCGGAAGGGCCCTGGGACGTGGCCCCGCCCGCTTCCCAAGGGAGCGCGGTAGAGTGCGAAACCATGCACTCCGTCCCTTCGCGCCCGTTCGCGCCGCGGGCCCTCCTGGCCTCGCTGACCCTCTGTGCTTCCGTGTTCGCCGCCTGTGGTGGCGAGAAGCCGGCTCCCACTCCGGACCCGCCGACGGTGACGCTCACCGTGCCGCAGCCCAACACGGCGGCGCCGTCGCTGACGGTGCGGGTCATCGTGTCCGGGTGTGACGCAGTGTCTCGGGTGGACATCTACGACCGGGACACGTTCCTGAAGTCCGTGCCCTACACCAGCGGGTCCATGGACTTCGAACTGGCCCCGAACGAGATCAAGTACGACCGCGGGCTCGCCGTGAACCTGTCGCTCAACGCGCGGGCGACGTGCGCGGACGGCCGGACGAACTCGTCCCAGCCTCAGCCGGCCACGTTCCTGCCGGTGAAGAAGGTCATCAAGGATCCGGACCCCAATGGCCAGGTGGTGACGGACTTCTTCACCGCCGAGGGCAGCGGCGACACCGCCGCCTTCATCGGGTGCGGCAACACCACGACCGGCACCGGCACGCTCTACCGCGTGGACTCGACGGGCGTGGTGAGAAACACCCTGGAGATGCAGATCCCCTGCAGCGCGTCCACGGTCGTCACCGAACTGCATCCGACCACCAACAAGCGCTGGGTGTGGACCCCGGGCGTCGGCGCGATCGCCGTGGACTCGAACTTCGTCGTCACGGGCAAGACGGCGCCGTCCTACAAACTGCTGAACCTGTCCGTCATGAGCAACGGCGACGCGCTCGTGAGTGACGGTCCTTCCGTGTCGCGGCTCCAGCACACGGCGTCGGGCGGCACCTTCCAGTGGACCTACAAGGGATTGTGGGCGCCCGTGGGGCCGGCGAAGCAGCGGGCCGAGCAGGTCCTCATTCCCATCGTGCGCGTGCCCCAGGAGTCGACCGGGCTCCTGGTGGAGCTGGTGGTGGTCACGGTCGACGCGACCAAGACGGGGGACAATCCCGCGGTCAGTGAGCGCACCATCCTGCAGTTCACGGGCGCGGTGGAGCATCCCCCGCTTACTGCGTTCAACCTCGACGGCTCGGTCATCTACATCTCCTTCCCCTTCAACAACAACCAGGCGCGCGTGCAGGCGTGCCTGACCTCACAGAACGGCTGCGAGGGCGCGGCGCACAAGTGGGATTCGCCCTTCTTCCCCGTGGAGATCCAGGGCGTGTTCCCCTATGCGGCGGGCTCGCGGTTGGCCATCGTGGGCCTGCAGCGCGTCTGGTTCCTGGACAGCAACACCGGCCTCGTCGTCAACAAGGGCGGCACCTCCGTGGATGCGTCCGGCCAGCTGCAGATCCTCCAGGTCCAGATGGGCCGCGCCACGACCTCCGAGTTCTACATCCTGGCCGGCCCGGCCCCGGGTTCCTCCGGCCTGCCCACCATGCCCCAGGAGATCGTCGCGGTGGACTCCGCCGAACAGGGCGAGCTGTTCCGCTACGAGGTCTCCAGCAGCCTGTCCTGCTCCGTGGATGACGGCGGGCGGCTGTGGATGCGCCTGGGCAACAACCTGGTCCAGGCGCTGACGCTGCCCGAATACCGCGCCGTCAGGAAGTGACGGCGGCCCTCAGGGCCTGTCGGCGACGAGGAGCGCTTCCACGTTGCCGGCGGGCCCGGGCACGGGCGAGTCCATCACCCCGCGCACGGTAAGCCCGTGCTCGCGCACGAACGCCGTCACGGTGTCGATGGCGTCCTGCCGCGCTTCCGGGTCGCGCACCACGCCGCCCTTGCCCACGCGCTCCGGGCCCACCTCGAACTGGGGCTTCACCAGGGCGATGAGCAGGCCACCCGGTGAGAGGAACGGCAGCACCGACGGCAGCACCTGGGTGAGCGAGATGAAGCTCACGTCGATGACGACCACGCCCACCTTCTCCGGCAGGTCCTCGTCCGTGAGGTAGCGCGCGTTGACCCGCTCGCGGGAGCGCACGCGGGGGTCCACGCGCAGCTTTTCGTGCAGCTGGCCGTAGCCCACGTCGATGGCGTGCACCCGCACCGCGCCGTGCTGGAGCAGGCAGTCGGTGAAGCCGCCGGTGCTGGCGCCGATGTCCGCGCCCACGCGGCCCGTCACGTCCAGGCCGAAGCGGTCCATGGCCGCCTTCAGCTTGAGGCCGCCGCGCGACACGTACGGCAGCACCTCGCCCTTGAGGCGCAGCTCGGCCTCCACGGGGACCAGGGAGCCGGGCTTGTCCACGCGCTGATCCGCCACCACCACCTGGCCGGCGAGGATGAGCGCCTGGGCCTTGGTGCGCGACTCGGCGAGCCCGCGCTCCACCACCAGCACGTCCAGGCGTTCCTTCTTCGGCTTCACCGGCTCTCCTCTCCCAGCAGCGCACGGCCCGCGCGCCGCAGGCCCGCCGCATCCAGTCCCAGCTGCGTGCGCTGCACCCGCGCGTCCCCGTGCGGCAGGAAGACGTCCGGCATGCCCAGCAGCGTCACCCGAGGCGACACGCCGGAGGCCGCGTACAGCTCCAGCACCGCGCTGCCCAGGCCGCCCCGGACGGTGCCCTCCTCCGCCACCACCACGTGCCCGCCCGCCGCGGCCTCCAGGAGCGCGGCCTCATCCAGGGGCCACGCCCGGCGCGCGTCCAGCACGCTCCAGTCCGGCTCGGACCGGGCAGCCTCCAGCGCGGACAGGCCCAGCGGCCCGAGTGTCACCAAGGTCAGCCGCGAGCCCGCCACGCGCTTCAACCAGCGGGCGCCCGGAATGGGGAGCGCGGCCGGCGTCAGTCGCGAGGCCGCGGAGTCCATCGTCCCCTTCGCGTCAGCGCGCGCGTCGTGCGTCGGCTGCCCGAGCGAGGACGGTCCCGGCGCATCCGCCCAGCCCTGTGCCATTTCCGGCGGGAGATCCGGCAAGGTGCCGCGCGGGAAGCGCAGCACGGAGGGCCCGGGGGCCTGGAGCGCGGTGGCGAGCATGGGCCCCAGGTCCTCCCCCACCACCGGGGCCCACTGCGTGAGGCCCGGCAGCGGCCGGAGGAAGGACACGTCGTAGGCGCCCTGGTGCGTGGCGCCGTCCGCGCCCACGAGCCCCGCCCGGTCCACCGCGAAGACGACGGGCAGCCCCGGCAGGCACACGTCGTGGACGATCTGGTCGTACGCGCGCTGGAGGAAGGTGGAGTAGATGACGCAGATTGGCTTCGCGCCCGCCGCGGCCAGCCCCGCGCAGAACGTCACCGCGTGCTGCTCCGCGATGCCCACGTCGTGCACGCGGTCCGGGAAGCGCGCCTTCAGGCCGGTGAGCGCGCTGCCCTCCAGCATCGCGGGCGTCACCGCCACCACGCGTGGGTCGCGCTCCAGCGCATCACCCAATACCTGGGCGAAGGCCTCGCTGTACGTGGGCCGTCCCCCGCGCGAGCGCACCAGCTTGCCGTCGCGCCACTCGTACGGCCCCATCGCGTGGCCGCGCGTCTGCTCGTCCGCCTCCGCAGGCGGGAAGCCGCGCCCCTTCTTCGTCAGCGCGTGCACCACCACCGGGCGCGATGACGCCTTCGCCTCGCGCAGCGCCCGCGTGAGCGCGCCCAGGTCGTGCCCGTCCACCGGGCCCAGGTAGGTGAAGCCCAGCGACTCGAAGAAGGCGCGGGCATTGCGCGTGCGCAGGAGCGCGGGGATGGCGCCCACGTTCGCGCTGATGGACATCTGGTTGTCGTTGAGGACCACCACGAGCGGCAGCGGACTGCCCCCCGCATTGTTGAGCCCCTCGAAGCTCAGGCCGCCGGTGAGCGCGCCGTCGCCCACCACCGCCACCACGTGGCCCGTATGGCCCAGCTGCCGCCGGCCGGAGAGCAGCCCCAGCGCCGCGGAGATGGCCGTGCACGCATGCCCGGCCGCCAGCGCGTCGTGGTGGCTCTCCCGCGGATCCAGGAACGGCGCGATGCCGTCCGCCTGCCGCAGCGTGTGCATCCGGTCGCGCCGGCCGGTGAGCAGCTTGTGCGCGTACGCCTGGTGCCCCACGTCGAAGAGGAGCGCATCCTGCGGCGTGTGGAAGACGCGGTGCAGGGCCACGATCAATTCGACCGCGCCCAGCGACGCGCCCAGGTGGCCGCCCACGCGTCCGCACGTGGTGATGATGGCCTCGCGCAGCGCCTCGCACAGGCCGGGCAGCGCGTCCTCGGGGAGCGCGCGCACATCCGTGGGAGACGCGACACCGGACAGCACGTCCGCCATCAGGACTTCCGCTCCACCGAGTAGCGCGCCAGCGCCGCCAGCGGACCGTCCACGCCCTCCAGCGGGCGCACCGCCGCCTCCGCGCGGGCCACCAGCTCGTCGGCCATGCGGCGGGACTCGTCCAGCCCCACCACCGCCGGGAAGGTGAAGCGTCCGGCCTCCGCGTCCGCGCCCACCGGCTTGCCCATGGCCTCCGCGCTGGAGGTCACGTCCAGCACGTCGTCGGCGATCTGGAAGGCCAGGCCCACCGCCTCACCGTACGTCACCGCGCTCATGAGCGCCGCCGCGTCGCCGCCAGCCGCCAGGACGCCCATCCGGCATGCCGCGAGGATGAGCGCGCCCGTCTTCATCCGGTGCAGCCGCAGGAGGTAGTCCAGCGCCGCGGCCCGATCCGCCGCGATGTCCAGCACCTGTCCGCCCACCATCCCGCTCGCGCCCGCCGCGCGCGCCAGCTCCGCGCACAGGAGGCCGCGCACCGGCTCCGGCCCTCCGGCGAGCACGTGGAAGGCCTCCGTCAGCAGCCCGTCCCCGGCCAGCAGCGCCAGCGGCTCGCCGTAGACCTTGTGGTTCGTGGGCCGGCCCCGGCGCAGGTCGTCGTTGTCCAGGCAGGGCAGGTCGTCGTGCACCAGCGAATAGGTGTGCACGTACTCCAGCGAGCACGCCGCATCCAACACCACGGCGCTGTCGGTGCTCGCCTTCGCCACCGCGTCCGCGAAGGCCAGG
This DNA window, taken from Corallococcus coralloides DSM 2259, encodes the following:
- a CDS encoding bactofilin family protein; this encodes MANTIIGSSIVIDGEISGDEDLVIQGTVKGKISLKESLYVEGSGVVEADIETQNVEIAGRVTGNIAATDKVELKTDCRVVGDIKAPRILIADGASFKGNVDMDMKER
- the bacN gene encoding bactofilin BacN, coding for MAQGETGIIGKGIVIRGNLTGGGDLVIEGRVEGQIALKNHLTIEGTGKVQADIRAEELTINGEASGNIDASTRVAINASAKVAGDIKAPRVIIEDGAVFNGSIEMDVKLPDDI
- a CDS encoding alpha/beta hydrolase; this translates as MARHDEGFFTGKDNTRLFWTLDLPDAAPRAHVAIVHGYGDHIGRYRPVIDALVQDGFAVHGFDYRGHGRADGRRAYAAKWTEFLDDLDGFWQRVRKAAGNEKIFLLAHSHGGLMAAHALAGRLEGLSGAILSAPYLKLAITPPAAKVLAARMVGTLVPWMKVPSGLAPDMLSTDPDIQKAVGADPLYVPFATPRWFVESTAAQAQTLALAPKIQVPLFVLCGQEDGVALPAAARSFFEAAGTADKKFKEYPGMRHEPLNERDRATVFQDISGWISAHL
- a CDS encoding tetratricopeptide repeat protein, with protein sequence MRPLPLLSRAAVMCLALAAGGSGAAPARKAPAPHVDREAMREAMDASSRDDEPSASSASYAHYLQARLMHLEGNHRASVDELRLALATDDGNPTLLTQLGEEYARLGDLARAERELRRAVEKAPTHYAAHVLLGRVLLESGRTARAKQHLRRAVALRPREPEAYLVLSQLYLDAKDPDEAVKVVESLAHALPGEASGYRRLGLVLAERGDATRAERLLAKASERDPGDVEVWSTLARLYENSGRPKEAEDALARALEADPDSREVLLSAGRAALKGGSVTRARAYFDRLLSLSASPELAVRVAFSYLASGVPTAAKEVLDAARKDAPDEPRLAYYAGLVAERTRRFSVAAADFAGVPPDSEVFPDARVRQARCLSLAGDHPRALALYRAAMAEAPDDVEVRIGYARALERGGDAARAEGMLREALAGEGGVLAYDALATLLERQGRAPEALALLRDAVAKAPRNQDLQFALATLLERQGDVPGALSRMRAVLALKPDHSAALNFMGYVMAQRGRDLDEAERLVRRALALRPDNGAYVDSLGWVLFQRGDAKKAVEVLERAVELSPDDPAILEHLGDAYLKAGRAPEAVRTWKHTLEVLTLEPEAAEPADQRTTLERKLKALPSTAPGR
- a CDS encoding ATP-binding protein, with protein sequence MSSEQRGRVLVLAAKAAGDALVERLTASGYQCASTERETGLAEMVDQLQPEVVLLAVTAKRAAELLETVRKTDKLQRLPVLVDQGRARSAEAFKRLAVDDFVRGADELVPRLESALRAWRLKEREERIRMRMGMLLEITQAATSSLELEEILRIAVEKVGQVTGTDRCSVVLVEGSHARTATVVATQEDPSLVQLDIEVARYPELRRALETRQPVLIEEAQRDPLMAEVRTSLLPQGVKSILVQPLICQDDLLGALFLRVSKGEASIGRDEQEFAEAVAGVLANSIRNARLHTAVKKKREDLELAYVERYRELNDANRRLKELNRLKDEIIAVCSHDLRAPLQVLLGHGRLLLEGPLEAQQKQSAEAMIRQGRKILTLVESLLEKGKGEAARLSIEPRVLDVAQLCRDAVAELEILAAEKAVSLRSECPDSLMLIGDEVKLHEVLQNLISNAIQHASDPGVVVVRTQRLSRPDGDAVRVMVSDNGVGIPPDELHLVFDRYRHGPKGTGLGLAICKEFVELHGGEIWAESPADGGCTFVFTLPLAQEAARNPRPQPAPGAAPEQPRVLVVEDEPEIAAVLSEVLRSKYRVEVARDGAEGLAKARASRPDLVVMDVFLPKLDGLDAAMALKSSSDTAHIPVILLSAHQGVADKVRALNLGAVDYMAKPFNAVELLNRTERALKLRQGDKDQQDKTNSLQRRTGSDPVTGLLDRRGLLLRLEQEVARSRRYHRALTLAVLRPDRELEVMPSNMAEVMRKRVRHPDSIAHLGLGVFAVVLPECNADAARTVINRLMPDVEQVTSIEYRAAMADVSQDSDPVEKLLEKLGAPPPEVH
- a CDS encoding TlyA family RNA methyltransferase; the protein is MKPKKERLDVLVVERGLAESRTKAQALILAGQVVVADQRVDKPGSLVPVEAELRLKGEVLPYVSRGGLKLKAAMDRFGLDVTGRVGADIGASTGGFTDCLLQHGAVRVHAIDVGYGQLHEKLRVDPRVRSRERVNARYLTDEDLPEKVGVVVIDVSFISLTQVLPSVLPFLSPGGLLIALVKPQFEVGPERVGKGGVVRDPEARQDAIDTVTAFVREHGLTVRGVMDSPVPGPAGNVEALLVADRP
- a CDS encoding 1-deoxy-D-xylulose-5-phosphate synthase, which gives rise to MADVLSGVASPTDVRALPEDALPGLCEALREAIITTCGRVGGHLGASLGAVELIVALHRVFHTPQDALLFDVGHQAYAHKLLTGRRDRMHTLRQADGIAPFLDPRESHHDALAAGHACTAISAALGLLSGRRQLGHTGHVVAVVGDGALTGGLSFEGLNNAGGSPLPLVVVLNDNQMSISANVGAIPALLRTRNARAFFESLGFTYLGPVDGHDLGALTRALREAKASSRPVVVHALTKKGRGFPPAEADEQTRGHAMGPYEWRDGKLVRSRGGRPTYSEAFAQVLGDALERDPRVVAVTPAMLEGSALTGLKARFPDRVHDVGIAEQHAVTFCAGLAAAGAKPICVIYSTFLQRAYDQIVHDVCLPGLPVVFAVDRAGLVGADGATHQGAYDVSFLRPLPGLTQWAPVVGEDLGPMLATALQAPGPSVLRFPRGTLPDLPPEMAQGWADAPGPSSLGQPTHDARADAKGTMDSAASRLTPAALPIPGARWLKRVAGSRLTLVTLGPLGLSALEAARSEPDWSVLDARRAWPLDEAALLEAAAGGHVVVAEEGTVRGGLGSAVLELYAASGVSPRVTLLGMPDVFLPHGDARVQRTQLGLDAAGLRRAGRALLGEESR
- a CDS encoding polyprenyl synthetase family protein yields the protein MAAFNLEPFMRTQQARVEALLLERADRLGPAGTPPRLAEAMRYSLLAGGKRLRPVLCLAFADAVAKASTDSAVVLDAACSLEYVHTYSLVHDDLPCLDNDDLRRGRPTNHKVYGEPLALLAGDGLLTEAFHVLAGGPEPVRGLLCAELARAAGASGMVGGQVLDIAADRAAALDYLLRLHRMKTGALILAACRMGVLAAGGDAAALMSAVTYGEAVGLAFQIADDVLDVTSSAEAMGKPVGADAEAGRFTFPAVVGLDESRRMADELVARAEAAVRPLEGVDGPLAALARYSVERKS